The region TGCCTTTGACCTTTGCAAAACTGCCTAACATATTTGGGCCTTCAAAAGATTGCCCTACACAGAAGAAGAACAGGATCTGGACCATGTCCCTGAGTGCCCTCCAGGCGCCCGTCGCGCGCGACGGAGAGAAGTCCTCGCTCGTCGTTGACATTTTGACCCAGCGCTTTGGCGAGCGATGCTCTCGCTCGCAAGCGGTGCGGGAGCAACACGGGCATACAACGACTTGGCTGCCGAACCAGGCGCCGGACGCCGTTGTCTTTGTTGAGAGCACTGAAGAAACAGCGGAAGTTGTCCGCATCTGTGCCGAACACAAGGTGCCGGTCATCCCATTCGGCACAGGTTCGTCGCTGGAAGGTCACCTCAATGCGCCTGGTGGGGGGATCTCGCTGGACCTGTCCCGCATGGATGCCATTCTCCAGGTCAATGCGGATGATCTTGATTGCCAGGTGCAGGCAGGCGTGACCCGCAAGCAGCTCAACAGCTATCTGCGCGACACCGGTTTGTTCTTCCCGATTGATCCGGGGGCGGACGCCAGCCTTGGCGGCATGGCGGCGACCCGTGCTTCGGGCACCAATGCCGTGCGCTATGGCACCATGAAGGATGCTGTTCTGGGTCTTACCGTCGTCACACCGACCGGAGAGATCATTCACACGGGTGGCAGGGCGCGCAAGTCAGCGGCCGGTTATGATCTGACCCGGCTTTATGTTGGCTCCGAAGGAACACTTGGCGTGATCACCGAACTGACTGTTCGGCTCTATGGCCAGCCGGAGGCAATTTCGGGTGGGGTTTGCCCGTTTCCGGACATCGATTCCGCCTGCAAGGCCGTGATTGCCACGATCCAGTGCGGGATTCCTGTAGCGCGCATCGAGTTTCTGGACACGCTTCAGGTCAAGGCCTGCAACGCCTATTCGAAGCTCGATCTGGACGAACAGCCAACCTTGTTCCTTGAATTCCACGGTTCGGACGCGAGCGTGCGCGAACAGGCCGAGCTTTTTGGTGCGATCGCCGAGGATCTGGGTGGGGGCGACTTCAAGTGGGCGACCCAGGCCGAGGAACGGACGAAGCTCTGGTCGGCCCGCCATGACGCCTATTGGGCGTCCTTCGTTCTCAGACCAGGTGCGAAGGGCGTCGCGACGGATGTGTGCGTCCCGATCTCACGGTTGGCCGAATGCGTGACTGAAACGTCCAAAGATCTTGAAGACGCAGGTTTGCTCGCACCCATTGTCGGTCATGTCGGTGATGGCAATTTTCACGTGCTGGTATTGGTGGACGAGGACAACCCGGAAGAAATCGCCAAGACCGAGGCTTTTGTCGAACGCTTGAACTGGCGTGCGATTGAGCTGGAAGGCACCTGCACCGGAGAACACGGTGTGGGCCAGGGCAAGATGAAATATCTTGAGCGCGAGCATGGCGGCGGACTGGATGTAATGCGGTCGATCAAACAGGCACTGGACCCAGACAACATCATGAACCCGGGCAAGATTGTTACCATATCCTGAATTTTGCCGTGAGACTTTTGGGGCGGACCTGTTGTATCGGTAACAGGTCCGATTT is a window of Labrenzia sp. CE80 DNA encoding:
- a CDS encoding FAD-linked oxidase C-terminal domain-containing protein; its protein translation is MSLSALQAPVARDGEKSSLVVDILTQRFGERCSRSQAVREQHGHTTTWLPNQAPDAVVFVESTEETAEVVRICAEHKVPVIPFGTGSSLEGHLNAPGGGISLDLSRMDAILQVNADDLDCQVQAGVTRKQLNSYLRDTGLFFPIDPGADASLGGMAATRASGTNAVRYGTMKDAVLGLTVVTPTGEIIHTGGRARKSAAGYDLTRLYVGSEGTLGVITELTVRLYGQPEAISGGVCPFPDIDSACKAVIATIQCGIPVARIEFLDTLQVKACNAYSKLDLDEQPTLFLEFHGSDASVREQAELFGAIAEDLGGGDFKWATQAEERTKLWSARHDAYWASFVLRPGAKGVATDVCVPISRLAECVTETSKDLEDAGLLAPIVGHVGDGNFHVLVLVDEDNPEEIAKTEAFVERLNWRAIELEGTCTGEHGVGQGKMKYLEREHGGGLDVMRSIKQALDPDNIMNPGKIVTIS